Proteins from one Periplaneta americana isolate PAMFEO1 chromosome 6, P.americana_PAMFEO1_priV1, whole genome shotgun sequence genomic window:
- the LOC138702283 gene encoding probable glutamate receptor: protein MERWSMLVYDVHLTVSQDSGDKHGSYILLQQSGSVAQNLRHQIATLKDTFGWNPRSNFVIVIQTQKPKKLKQLLKEIVRQLWLSNIVNFVILISNSTHPVVTAYSWFPYNPTVLCGGVKTPVFLDKCIKDSEGNAYFLNNASLFPPKVPQDLHGCTITVSTFELEPTVMRHAINNEGYARGWMYEDGLELRLLKVLLEKINMSAVFRQAIPNPWGKIFKNGTWTGILGEVQRRESDVAFGGVIIDEWRWKAVDMTIPYIWDSMKWHVPCAKPMLRWMSLTMVFTPTLWVVFAIVYVAMSFFMWLLVKIHGWLRQKKSQYYSSLVKCFLYMWGVILGVSSPDEVPSSSTIRYVFFMWLVFCLAFNTVYQTYLTSFLIDPGLQHQLSSEDEILNSGLKFGYHTLFTLRYKDLTQKRYSRSTLCTNITLCLKRLAEKGDYAFLTSDTLSKHMRAYKYMDSSGKPLFCNLDDSFAHVWYAMCFQRGSPFLDRFNFIIRCVLQAGLIDQWQRELKYKGILYGKKYHDYHTENDDEYQVLSLSHLQSVFYVLALGSFLSCIVCLCEVARYAQKIEETRHQHRFSVNIWAGVLGERLRRPFKTFLLTYCLLAGEWAMSAGLQMWFMQDGARAHFLRNVREHLTLTFQDHCSGRGSPTPWAARFPNLKPLDFWLWGHMKRSGQFQRMRDSSCQRTDECIAMNGRQIELLL, encoded by the exons atggaACGATGGTCAATGCTTGTGTATGACGTACATCTTACAGTAAGTCAAGATTCTGGTGATAAACACGGCAGTTATATTTTACTACAACAATCGGGAAGCGTTGCACAGAACCTGAGGCATCAGATTGCGACGCTTAAAGACACTTTTGGATGGAATCCCAGATCAAATTTTGTGATAGTGATTCAAACACAGAAACCTAAAAAACTAAAGCAGCTGTTAAAGGAAATTGTGCGTCAATTGTGGCTGTCAAATATTGTCAATTTCGTAATCCTGATTTCTAACTCAACTCATCCTGTTGTGACTGCTTACTCATGGTTTCCCTATAATCCTACAGTTCTATGTGGTGGTGTAAAAACTCCGGTTTTTTTGGACAAGTGTATCAAAGACAGTGAAGGAAATGCTTACTTCTTGAACAATGCATCGCTATTCCCTCCTAAAGTCCCACAAGATCTTCATGGCTGTACCATTACAGTTTCAACTTTCGAACTAGAACCTACTGTTATGAGGCATGCCATCAATAACGAAGGCTACGCCAGAGGGTGGATGTACGAGGACGGTTTAGAGTTACGACTACTGAAAGTTCTCCTGGAAAAGATCAACATGTCGGCAGTTTTCCGTCAAGCGATACCAAATCCTTGGGGGAAAATATTCAAGAACGGAACCTGGACAGGCATTTTAGGGGAAGTTCAACGTCGAGAGTCAGATGTGGCCTTCGGAGGAGTGATAATAGACGAATGGCGGTGGAAGGCAGTGGATATGACCATACCCTACATATGGGACAGCATGAAGTGGCATGTACCTTGTGCCAAGCCAATGCTGCGATGGATGAGTCTCACAATGGTGTTCACGCCCACATTGTGGGTTGTATTCGCCATTGTCTACGTCGCGATGTCCTTTTTCATGTGGCTGCTCGTCAAAATTCACGGATGGCTACGACAAAAGAAAAGCCAGTACTATTCCAGCCTCGTCAAGTGTTTTCTATATATGTGGGGCGTAATCTTAGGAGTGTCTTCTCCAGACGAAGTTCCTTCCTCCTCAACGATCAGATACGTGTTCTTTATGTGGCTTGTGTTCTGTCTGGCTTTCAACACAGTTTACCAAACATATTTGACAAGTTTCCTCATAGATCCCGGCCTCCAACATCAACTCTCCTCCGAAGATGAGATCCTCAATTCTGGCTTGAAGTTCGGGTACCACACGTTGTTCACGTTGAGGTACAAGGATCTGACTCAGAAACGATACAGTAGAAGCACACTCTGCACGAACATAACTCTGTGTCTCAAGAGACTGGCTGAAAAAGGGGACTACGCCTTCTTAACTTCTGACACCTTAAGCAAACATATGAGAGCGTACAAGTACATGGACTCGAGTGGGAAGCCTTTGTTCTGTAATCTAGACGACAGTTTTGCCCATGTGTGGTACGCAATGTGTTTTCAGAGAGGAAGCCCTTTTCTCGATCGTTTCAATTTCATAATCCGTTGTGTGTTACAAGCGGGACTGATCGACCAATGGCAAAGAGAGCTGAAGTACAAAGGAATATTGTATGGGAAAAAATATCACGATTATCATACGGAAAATGACGACGAATATCAAGTTTTGTCTCTGTCCCACTTACAGTCGGTGTTCTATGTCCTTGCGTTGGGGAGTTTTCTTTCATGCATAGTTTGTCTCTGTGAAGTTGCAAGATACGCTCAGAAAA ttgaagaaacaaggcatcagcaccgattctcagtcaacatatgggcaggcgttcttggtgaaagATTAAGACGGCCTTTcaagactttcttattaacgtactgCCTGCTTGCTGGAGAATGGGccatgtcagcaggactacagatgtggttcatgcaagatggcgcacgagcacattttctccgcaatgtgcgtgaacacctgacgctgacatttcaggaccactgcagtggtcggggaagccccacaccttgggcTGCTCGTTTCCCAAACCTAAAGcctctagacttttggttatggggacacatgaaaAGATCAGGCCAATTTCAAAGAATGCGTGATTCCTCATGCCAAAGGACAGatgaatgcattgccatgaatggacgtcagattgagctcctcctatga